AGTAGAAGAGATGACATATTCATAGACAGTCTTACCCAGTCTCACCTTAGTCCCAGCGGGAATAATATGAGTGATCTTGAAAATGCATCTCTAATTTCCATGAACTTTTCACACTACGAGCTTATACGTAACGTTTCACAAACCAATTGTAGCTCTGATGGTGCTTTTAGTAATACCACTAGTGATATATTTTCTAGCTTTTCCGACATCACTTTACGAAACGAACAATTAGAAAGATATTTTCGAAGTGCAGAAATATGGAGTAGAAACCGTAGAGATGCTGGTTCGAGCAGTATTCGAGACGGGCTCCCTGATAAATAATAAGgcaacaaaaatttcaacatctTAACAAACACCGTGGagtaaaagtagtaaaataaaactttccTATGAAcgattatgaaaattttatttattcaaagaaaTTTACATTAATAACAGAATAATCTCAGAATTTACAAATAAACATACTGATCTATACAACACTGTAACTCTTAAACGAGACGATAAGATTTATAACACTGATTAACAACAACGTAGAATATAATTTTCTCTAGGGCCATCAACCGGCGCGTTACtgaatacaataattttatagcTGCCCTGTATTTTTCAACAAACGTAAATTAGCACTAGACTTGTAGATAACAGTGATACCGAAACAAAACATAGAAATCTTCTAACGTCAGCTTACTGTATTACTAACTCAATAACTTACGTAgggataatattattagatttaTAAAGATGTATGTATAATAACTGGGTTTTACGGGTAAAACTTtttgatcataataataataagttggttaaaaaattgttaaatatcatgtaggtacctactgtatattttttatatatattattgtgTTCAATATCGCGCTTGCCATCGAtctaattgctaatgcgcaaTCCGCGACACTCTATAGTTACGAAGGCGGACACTACACTGCTCTGAAACTTAACTGCACTCGGCACACTGATTTATTTCATAGTTCCTTTGTTTCATTACAAATGGATGGatttgttttacaaaataacatCTAAATAAAACATCAATGTGTTGAGTACAATTCAGTTTGGGCAGAAGGATACTAAAACGACGTGTCAACATCGACATTAATTATACCACATCCATTGAATCTGAGGAAACTAGACAGAAATCTAAACTAATTTATCAGAGAAACATTAGGTAACATTAtcaaataaacaatttacataGCCCACCAGAGTTGAGATAAGGAAATAATTGACATAGTCATCACATAGTTCCCTATATTCTTGCCCCAAGAGTATTATATATACTTAGTTTCGGAAGCTTTCGCTACACTGGAAGACTAAAGGGCTTTAATTACGAAAGAAAGAGTGACCATAGAGAGAAGCGGCGTGCAAATAATCCGAGTTTGTAGATCGATCTTAGTGTTGATATTTACCATTAACAACCtgtcattataattattaaatacaaattatCTACACATAATAGATTGGTGTTATTTAATGAAAACCTCATCAGTTTATTTGACTTCCTTTCTTTTTCATGGAATCAATGCGTAGTGTTAAACTTTTGACCTGACCTCAAAGTGCAGCCTGTTAAATGACGATGCACAATTTGCGAATCGATTTATCCGTATAGGTACTAGCTATTTTTTACTCAGTAGGTACGGATATTGTTTGGCATGCCAATAATAGTGTATAATAACTAGGTATTATTATGTTGTATAACTATAGACCTTCCGCTAAAGAAATGAATATAACATGATGTAAAATTTAAAGCACCTGGTTTCCAAACTCTCtcgttttataattattataaaatttaatatgttCGTGATGTAAATATAGCCCGTAATATATTGTCTAGGTTTGTTATACAATTATAGGGCAAAGCAAtttagtttatattttaattatggaAGAATTTCAAAAGTactaaattaacttttaatcttagaataattataataatttaataattacaacGAATTCGATTTGACTAGGCCCTACGTATATCAGATgcagatataatttttatacaatatttccaatataatatcgaaaaaaaattgcaatagaaGAATCACAGCATCCTTAAGACCAACGGCGATTGAAATTAACGTCATCGACATATcgtaggtattttaataattgtaaaattaagACCAAATTGGCAGTCTTCACAAACATGGAATGTACGATATGCGTCTATGCAGGTATCCGATAACACTTAACAAATATCGGCTGACGATTATTTCTAAAATAGGTACAACAACAACGAATTAACTACTTACGACAGTATATGGTAAGGACAAGCCGGAGATGTCTCACTGCAACACTTCGTAGTAGCCATTCAGTTCGCTACCTCGATATTGTCAcctccaaataaaataaatgtaggtaggtatatatgcaAATACCTACATACGCACATAGGTACGTACCTCACTGCGATGCATCGCGAAAGGATCAATCAGAAAAGcagataatattattgaaatgtTTTAACGAATAGTTGAGGTGCCCTCTCAAATTAAACTGACGCGGAGACTGGGGTCACGACGCGTAGAGGTTTATCGAAAAATTATCTTATTAGAGAGCGATTGCTATCCTGACAATCGCGGCACAAAATTAGTTTGCGGGCGTCTTGGAAGCTGAGCAAGATAGCTTAGCATACCTAACATATTTCGTTTACATGGAAGCGACATCGAGGTAGCGAGATAAACCGTGACCACGAGGTATCCCATAATCCCAGTGAGATATCTTCGGCATGTCTTTATCCTAAGTGAAGTGAACAATATCTACATCGTTCATACACATACTATCCAGTTTGTTATATCATCTCTTTCCGTAAAACTGAATAAATTTTCTAATGGTCAacaatactattttaaattattcaagTAGGTATCATAATTACATAATGTAACCACCTTGTTCAAGTAAAAATGCTTATTTCCTATTTCTCGTGGAACAGTTCGTAAGGATTTCCGCTATGTTATAtggtataaaattttattgatgaTTAGGTACAAGTTTTAACTGACTTTGTGATGTCAGTATAGAAAAACCCATGGGTCGCCTATGTAAATACATTCATGCATGCAATATTGTATAAGTAAGTACACAGTTGTTGCATGTGCTTGTTTCGAGCCAAATCTTAAAAAACACAGCGGAAAGCTTTGAGGAAATAGGTCCTGTCATTTTGAATCATGTTTCTATACAGgattacaggaaaataggacacgatcccgttaaggggttatagtacaggacattagctatcaaacgacccctaaagtgcttatgcaaaagtgtatcgttttcgagttattcattttttatttttttttaggtaaaggggtgtttgccactttaaaaattagtaaaaaaaagaaacaatgtatttcatcagattttttttatttcttgctagtgcatatccttgttaataataaacggttataaaacaagaaaaatcttcaagcattttaaaagtacagcccaaaaactgtaaaagttttccatttttaaatttaatactttgaataacttgcaaattttctgtgaaaattactatggcacttatcctgcggattattttaaaaacatctacgttttgtTGGCTACCCATTGGtataaaaagattacaaaaaaaaatcataaaatcaagaaaaaattacacaacaaagagaccaggtagaaaattctaacaaatgctattgccaaagaattaaatcagaatcaatgtaaaaacgagtttaatgcaaaatggttaaagatcatttttcaatgaggtcaaaaggtaatataaaatcagtcaagtgcgagtcgggctcgcacacgaagggttccgtaccatcgtacaagaaataacactttttaattttttttaatttttatggcggccattttgtaatttttagtattagttgttatagcggcaataaaaatacacattctgtacaaatttcaagtctctacctattagggttcacgagatacagtccactgacagacaaacggacggccggacagacggacggacggtcggACGAACATGACATTTTCACGGAATGTGTGTTTCTTTTTCCGCtataacaaatactaaaaattacaaaatagccgccatgaaaattaaaaaaaattaaaaagtgttatttcttgtacgatggtacggaacccttcgtgtgcgagcccaactcgcacttgactgattttattttaccttttgacccctttgaaaaataatctttaacgattttgcattaaactcgtttttacattgattctgatttaattctttggcaatagcatttgttaaaattttctatctggtctctttgttgtgtaattttttcttgattttatggtttttttgtaatctttttGTACCATTGGATAGccaacgaaacgtagatgtttttaaaatattccgcAGAATAAGTggcatagtaatttttacagaaaatttgcaagttattcaaagtattaaatttaaaaatcgaaaacttttacagtttttgggctgtaattttaaaatgcttgaagatttttcttgttttataactgtttattattaacaaggatatgcactagcaagaaataaaaaaaatctgatgaaataaattgtttcttttttttactaatttttaaagtggcaaacacccctttacctaaaaaaaataaaaaaatgaataactcgaaaacgatacactttcgcataagcattTTAGGGGTcctttgatagctaatgtcctgtactataaccccctaacgggatcgtgtcctcttttcctgtaaccctgtataacatattttatatctCACAGCGGTTAGTAGATAATGAAACACACATTCACACCGTCTTTTAATTGCCTATAACGAGAAGGCGATTTCTAGCTCCTTTAATCTACTGTACATGCTTATGTACTATGGTTacgattattatttaattacacaGTTATGTTGAGGCCTTTAGCGTTAAAGTTACTTACGGGTACCTGTACCTTCAAGACTTTAAAAATTCTGGGTTTacattacctactataaaaatgaataatttgtggtaagtaggtactacttagaTGGATTTATTGTTTTGGTTTAACTTGTTGTTCAGTGGTCCGtgatatacttacttagataTGTCTCAGCTTTTAGAGTTAACGTGGACGACCGCTTTATGCCAAAAACCGATTTTTGACTTTAGACGGTGAAAAGTGGCAGTCGACTTTATGCGGACTAGTTTAGTGCCGTTTGGTCTATCCTTTTTAACGTCAAAATAAGATGGTGTTTgctaaatgtttatttattgacCCCGATTtcgaagtacctaagtatagtccataaaaaatgaatcctcacgcgccatttaactCTTTGGGTCAACTGTAATGTCAAAAGTCCAGttaaaaataaggactaaaatccaagctaaaatagtacttttgacatggacacaaaatgttaaaatggcgcgtgaggagtaaaattttacgcgttatacatcGCTGGATATACCGAGTGTAATGCCCCATGTTTTGCATACTATATTTTTTCGCGATGTTAATCACTGACATTATCGATCGTTTTCGATATTATGCCTACAAAATttgtcacgcgccattttaactttatgtgtcaatgaggaagtttccaggcaacgttcaataaaatttccatagatggcgctgaatactaccaccattAAAGAcgtaaaataatacctatgtcTATAATATGATCTCTGCCGTGTcaatccttacgtttcttccccgatgtaaaattaattaattacttctatgatagtttacagattttgtgggaagaaacgtaaggagaAAACTAGAAAGTAAGAAACTACATTGCACGCTagctcttcatctatgtcattgattgacacgccctaaacattaaagcatcatcatatagatataggtattatttttctattttagtggtggtagttttcagcgccatctataaaaaatttaacaaacgTTGGCTGGAAATTCCTCAttgtcaagtcaaaagtacgattttagtccttattttaaaggggaaccgtgcttttgacatgacagctgacccatagagttaaatagCACGTGAAAGGTTATTCTGTATAGACTATAGTAGGTAAATAGCTCTTAACCTCTtagcaataattaatattattttaataataataataatcatctgtatttcagatattacatccattttgttagtaataaaattaattttgtgtaTAGTGAGCGATTTAAGGTTTACCTACTCACATTCACACTTAGCTTCTAAAATTCGTTATAAATTTTGTTCTGATAGTAATATTGAGATGTTTATGTATATTAATGGCATTGATGTAAcaattacaaatattataagcCCGCTCTTCACTCGACGCAAAAGCTGGTGCACGTTGGCGCAAAATTTCGTGCCCTTCACGAAGTTTATACAAGCTTTCACGTCCAAATTCGCGATTGAAgagcattaaaaaataaatcaataagaCAGATCGAAGATGAATCAATGGAGCAAAAGCAGCTGAGGAGCAGGGGATGAACAAGGTCACTTCATttctaaaaattacaatatgaaAATTTCGATTACACAGCTATATAACTAATGTTAAGttaatttagttatttaatacatattttGTGAGAGGTTCTTTAACAGTGATTAAGCGGTATAAAACATCTGTTATTTATGTTCAAAGAAAACTGCATCTTGTAAAAGGCCTAATAGATTCCCTAAACGATAAGctcttcatttttttatattacaaaaGATTATTTGGGTCAAACTAAGGCGAATTTTGTGCGAGTTGCGGGACACGAATATTTATGCGACTACCCACACCAATTTGAGTTGGTGGGCGTCATACTAGTTCGTTCCGCAATCCacgtaaatacctacttagcctCCCTCATCGCGCGCGTAATTCGCATCAGTCTGACCGAAGCTTTAATTGtaacgattttattttaaacgaaTTGTAGTATTAGAGTCCCcacagaccacaaactttttatcggccgatagtttagtcggtttcttaatcagtatgaagatgtatgtatgtgcgcaaattataacgattacatcttcatactgattaagaaaccgaccaaactatcggccgataaaaagtttgtagtctgcggggactcttaatGTAACGATTACACTGGATTTACAAGGGTGGAAGTAGAAAGAACTACAGCTGTACAGTAAAGCCTAGGAAGTAAAGCTCGTATTGCTATGAATATTACGATCACATTATGTTATTAtgtcataggtaggtaggtaatattatataatatgttaatgattttaagcttatttcgtggtttaacgacatattttaatgtagataacgggtaggtacataccacgattaatgtgatgtttttatttgttgaaattTCAAATCAATTGCCGATTGCGATTGATTGATCGTGGcctggtatgtacccgttatctaaattaaaatattatgtgtgtTTTTCAGGATTTATTATAGGCCGGCATCCTCTTCAAAATGCTTCATTATATTAGTCTTAACAATTCTAATTTATAGTTAAAgttttgtgtacctacttaactgatCGGTATCGCTGCAGGTATCGAACATTGATGAATTTTAGTAAATattctgtattttttattcttacatAACTGTATAAGTTCTTCTTCATtctatgttaattttttttctgagtAGGTTGTGCTTATAATAATGATGTAGGAATATACACGGTACCTATTTGAAACCATGGAAtgggtaagtaagtatataaagaaGATAAGTTTGCCGTGgatatgatggataaaaataaaaatgaaatgagtGAGTGTGCTGTGCCATCGGATGAGAAATTTAACATAGAATAGCGAATATGCTGATttattttagtaagtaataatctataatatagtCTTAAGTGAAATTTAGTAAAGACGTCATAAAGGCGAAGGTTGCACAAGCTGCATTTCATAGACATAGGTATAAGTACTAAGAACGATTTCgattaaaaaattacttagtCAGATTTTTTTCTGTATCTATAACCTACAAAGTATCTATTTATTAGGTAAGTTTTAACATTTTGATAAGCAACTTTTTAATGAAGTGAACtctttttctttataataatcataagatgattaatatttaggtactaaatatattatattgtatactagCAGATAGCAAAACGTACAACCCTTTGTAACCTAGCATGAGTTCAGTAGATAGGTAAAGTATGCGAccgaaagtattgtacatcagcctttaaaatgacatttcgactttgaagagcgttctctctgtcactcatacctatacgacgttttgtcggtctcaacgacacggccagcgctctacaaatctgctatctcctaaaggtcgatgtacattactttcggccgcgtacgggACATGTTCTTATCAACCCAAAGATTCTGTACAGTTCATGCAGTCTCGTGaacatacatatataaaatCCGGATTTATAAAGCAAACAAATACTTGTAACATAAATCTATAAATAAGAAACAATTTGTCATTCAATGTACAGATATCCTTTAGGtaattatctacttatatttatttacaatacaacTGTCTTATACTTAAAAAACTACATACGACGTCATTTTATTTAGTCTATCTAGCATCTTCAACGGAAGGCGTatttaaactaaacttaatcTGAAGAACACCATAATTTTAAATCACTATTTCATTTACATATttacacaataattattgtaataacaaATCTATTACGTATTCTAAAAATGATAGAATGTTTTATGCGACACTTTTTGCTAAACATATAATTTTATCTATCTGGCGGAGGCAGCTTGGTGTCTTCAGGGTCAAGAGACAGGCACTCTCGGAGATAATCTTCCATAGATCGGTATACGTGTTCAATAACGCCCTTTAAGTCGTGCCCTTCGTCAGCGTAAGCCTGCAAAGGAGATTATTATCATAAACGCGTAATTTGAATTTTCGTCCAACTCTGGAACGATCATGGTTTTAGCagcattaaataataaatgtacctatctataccaCTAtactactcatcatcatcatgatcaacccatcgccgccagCTATACTATATAGCTGGCATAACCAgttcttagctttaagttgtgatgtgtggcacaattgtataaataaacgtcttttctttcttctttctttcaccggctcactacagagcgcgggtctcctctcagagtgagaagggtggttttccttcaccgttaaagcaaatgatatttaattaattaaaaacgcacataactccgaaaagttagaggtgtgtgcccgggatcgaactatactactactatataataaaattatgtcctACCATAGGTATTTCTAATAGTGCTACAACACAGATCAGCAGTACTTTTCATTTATCAGGTCAGGAATTAACAGTGTGGCCACTTTTAAAATAACACACCAATAAACAAGCGGCAGCGGGCCATAGGTAGCAATGGACGAATAGAGAACGAACGGTCAGTCAATCGGCTCCGCGAGTTCATTCAAAACCCCAGAAACAGAAAATTCCAGCATTTTTACCAGCAGAGACTAAAATAAACAggcatgtatagtacgcgacaggtcgagatagcaatcggggagggaacagcccgcacacccgcccagcccccgcgctaaccctgcgagggcaagcgcgggtgacccGTGACATGCGggttgcggggcgtccccccgcctaccccaattgccatctcgacatgtcgcgtactgtCGTCTTGGCACTAGGAGGAACTACTCAGGACGTTAGAAGAAGTGATTGGTATAGTCTACCTGATAACGAAAAAGCACGCCAGCGTCGGTAAGCGCTCGGGCCAGTTGAAGAGCATGCGGGTATGGTGCACTCATGTCGGCCATGCCGTGTATGAGGTACAACGCGTGCCGTGGCACGTGGTGAGCGCGCTGCGACGCGTCCGCCTCCACATAGCCCTTGTAGTTCACCGACGGCTGGCCGAGAATACGCTCCGTGAACGCTACATCTGAACACATGAGTACAAATTACACTAAGTACATAAGTACACCCTGGGTTACAACCCTGGAAAGGTGGCGGATTGCTATGGCACAAGCAGCTATATCTCGTAGCTATTGCAATGAATAGGTGAGGGGTTTCAATTCAACCCTCGTCtcggaaaaaatattattttcccaGGACGAGAGGTTTCAAAATTGAGCTTAACGCTTACGCTAACgcttgtgttgtgttgtgtgcTTTCAGAAGAACTAGATACCTTTCTTGGAAGCCAAGTCATGCAAGCCGGGATATGTCAGCAGTTTGAAATGAAATAGCAGATAGCTAGTGCTGTTACGCTAAAGCTTTCAGGTTATATGAGAAGGACTCACTATAATACAACCAGTCTGTTATCGGCGACACGGCGATACCACACTTCAACGTGTCCTGCTGCGATCCTAGCAGCATTGCCGTCACGTAGCCACCATAACCCCAGCCCCATACTGCGACCCGTGTCACGTCCAAAAATTTGAATGTGTCTAATAAATATCTGGAAAAGATAAACAaggttgaataaaatatattcttctAGAAGTAAAATAAGGGTATCTATTGCATTAAAGTAGTAATGAATAAAGGCCTATGGCCAAAATAAATTCAAAGGACGGCTTTCAGTAGGTACTGCTTGCAGTCGCAGCATACTGTGACAGCAGGCAGCATTAGCCAAGTCTTGGTGGTGACTTTGGCCTCAGACATCCTATCTACTCGTAGGAAACGTTTTGTGATACCAACCGCTGAGAGATGGAATGCCCTTCACGTGCCCGTGTTTAGTGCCACGTATAACCAAAATACCTTTAACACGAGTAGTAAGCGCGGTTGAACCTAGACCTCGTTATTTTTTACCAAGCATGATTGCTTTAAGTGCAAGCCTATTTAATAACGGTAAAAGGTTTCAGAATTTGGCCGTGAAAatccgtacctacctaataacagCCAATTGGTCAGCCACCTCGACTCCGCCGAGGCGACCGCGTAGCAGCGCGCGCGGGAGACCTCTCGCGCCTGCTACGTCTAATTTTACGTAAACTACGTCGTTACGTGAGGACATGTACGTTCCCCAGTCTAGGAGAAACTCGTCAGTTACTTGCTGACTGCCGGGTCGTCCATCCCTATGAAACAATGACACAataatctatatccatactaatattataaatggggaaagtactgtctgtctatctggcgTTTCATGGCAAATCCGGTTAACCGATTTTGTCAAATTTGATACACAAAttcgtaacgaggaaatccaccggagaaccaaagtgactgacatagctcaacgaattagccagctgaagtggcagtgggcaggccacgttcGCCgtagaaccgatggccgctggggcagacgtgttctggagtggagaccgcgtgtGGAGGCGCGCACTTGGGAAggactatgtccagcagtggacgcaaacaggctgattgattgattgattgattgattggtacagaaatagcttgcataaCGGGATGTATATACTATACCTATACTTTATATATGTCTTGGAAAATATGTCTTGCCATACagatctcacgggatttaaccacctaagtccacgtggacgaagtcgcgagcagcatcatctatttggtacagatatactTCTATCCCACATACGAATAGGTATAtgctacttattataaatgaaaactgtcaagttcccttgggatttacaaaaacctaaatccacgcggacgaaatcgtcgACATTGTAAAAAGATTACAttacttaagtaagtaagtatgtcaTTGGGAAATGAATTTTttaaaggtttatttaagtaggtacaaataaaatGATAGTAAAGTGACTTACACTTGAACGAGGACTGGAAAGGCAGCATCGCGAAGTTCCTCTCGCCATGAGGGTGGCAGGAAAAGCTGAACGCGAGCTTTCGACCCGCTACTCAGCTTCACATCAAATGATCTACGACTAGGCAATGCTAACTCACGTAATCGTACTGATCTGCAAAGATATAAGTGTGGTTATACACTTATACCGAAATATTCCAACACAATTATCAAGATTTTGTGGCggaaacacatttttaaaacgtCACATCAACGCCACGTCAGATTATAGGTATAGTTccagacaggttgagatggcaatcagggtatcaGGTGATTGGAGCCCCgcccacccgcacagcccccgcgctaacccggtgcgggcgagcgctggtgacgtgcgggtgtgcggagctccaaccacctcataccccgattgccatctcaaccagtcgcggactatacattagAGTCTGTGATTGTGGTTTATATTTTCATGTCTAAAGAAATCATTACAATTGATTCAGCACGCGTGGCGTGACGTAAGTTGGGGTCGCGACGGGTTACAAtcagttattataaatgcgaaagtgtgtttgttttttggtttggtggtttgttggttagtccttcaatcacgtcgcaacggtgcaacggattgacgtgattttttgcatgggtatagataaagacctggagagtgacataggcttatttttatcccggaaaatcaaagagttccacgggatttttaaaaaacctaattccaggcggacgaagtcgcgggcatcagctattattcATATAAATTATTCCTCACCTATAAGGCCTCGTATCGTATAATATTCTTTCTAACTTATGTGTTCTAGCGTCATGAAGTCCGGCGAGCGGAGGCCCAGGGCCCCCACATTCCAGAACATAATGGGTTATCCCAAGCTTCAGCCTGGCAGGAGAAAAAGTGGCGCTCCAGAAAGTGCAATTCGCGTAGTGCAAACGCGCGGGCCAAAGTGCGAGCTCGCAGGTTAGACACCGCGGCTCTTCGCGTTCGGCGCGCGCTCTCACGGAGTTACTCCCCCCACCGTAGTTTGGATCCCGGACCACATAAACTTGTCTTTGTCCTGGTCTTTCAGCACTACCTATAAGTAAAATGagatattaagtaagtacctaggtagattttttaaattcacgaAAAATCTTTATTGGCAACGCACACAACGACTTTTATCCAGAAACGAGTTTGTAACTAGGTACGAATGCGTAGAGTACCCGTAGCTATATTTCTATAACCGCTCTAAAGCCTAAAGGCACTCATATGCGAGCCGTAACCGTCGTTGCAGGTACAGTAACGAGTTTCTAGTGAAGACGCGATGTCGACAACTATGCTCATAGTAACCGCGGCGGCGAGCGGCCACTACCTTCGCTTTTAGATTTGGGAAAAAACTGACAATCGATCGTTCCGATCGCGGCAAACTTGCAAACAACGTAAAGTACCTACACGTCTGATTTTTGGTAACAGTACCTACCAAACATGCGATGGTTATAGTTACAGCTCCCTAAGGAGAGCCTGTGATAAGATGGAATGTTTGATGTGTTGCAATTTACTGCGCTTAAATATATATCTAGGGTACAAAAATACTACACTCTAAAACCCTTTACAAGCTCTATTTACACACTAAATTGGATTCAAAGATGCCATGAATACATATTGATAGGTATATGGACAATTGGACATTTTGTTCATATTAAACGAAGACAAATGAGTGTTGTTCAAATAACAAAATTGATGATGTTTGGCTTGAATTGGTTTTGTTTTAGATTGATGTTTGGTTAGTAGACGATATCAATAAAACACCACTCGGCAGcaatcaattattatcataatacttAATTTGATTAGCCTCCGTGGTTATATTAGCAGGTCCAAAATTATGAGGGTAAAACTTTTCGACGTCAACACCtttaataaagaaagaaaaagat
The DNA window shown above is from Maniola hyperantus chromosome 1, iAphHyp1.2, whole genome shotgun sequence and carries:
- the LOC138404698 gene encoding uncharacterized protein, whose product is MEHNINETSNDKKCLNKAKSQSSGQAKKVACEPAKHKSFNVNQAVRSLDMVLGRLKKSKFVNGEYKTSTSHASPSRSRRDDIFIDSLTQSHLSPSGNNMSDLENASLISMNFSHYELIRNVSQTNCSSDGAFSNTTSDIFSSFSDITLRNEQLERYFRSAEIWSRNRRDAGSSSIRDGLPDK